In the Eptesicus fuscus isolate TK198812 chromosome 22, DD_ASM_mEF_20220401, whole genome shotgun sequence genome, TTCCAGGGCATCCCCCTGTCCTTCCCCCTGCCCGTTAGAACACACTCGCGCTCTCCCCTGTGACAACTGCCTCGTGACTTCTCCACACCTGCCTTGGGGCTCCAGCTCCCCGAGGCAGGGCTTGGCCCCCGGAGGCCCTGGTCTCAGGCCGCCCTTCCCTCTAGGTGGGCTCCGTGGAAGAGTTCCAAGGCCAAGAACGCAGCGTCATCATCATCTCCACCGTGCGCAGCAGCCAGAGCTTCGTGCAGCTGGATCTGGACTTTAACCTGGGCTTCCTCAAGAACCCCAAGGTCtgcgggctggcaggggggcaggaacTCTTCCTTCCTTAGGGCCCCTCCCTCCGGTGACGCCAACCCTTCTTCCCTCCAGAGGTTCAACGTGGCTGTGACCCGGGCCAAGGCTCTGCTCATCGTGGTGGGCAACCCGCTGCTCCTGGGCCATGACTCCGACTGGAAGGCGTGAGCATCCCCAACACATCctccgtcccccccgcccccaataggGCAGCTGTCTCTTTATAACGACCTCCTTGTGGCTCAGTTCATCTCAGACCTGCCCACCTCACAGCGCCCCCATGTCAGTTACCTGCCACTCGGAGGTTAAGCATCTTGTCCAAAGCCCCGGCTGGCGCTCCTCAGCCAGGCACACTTGTGTGAGTGTCCCTGTCCCCCCCAGATTCCTGGACTTCTGTAGAGACAACGGGGGCTACACCGGGTGCCCCTTCCCTGCCAAAGTGGACCCGCAGCACGAACAGGACTTACTCAAAGGTCTGAGCAAGCTCAGCTTCTCTACCTCAGGTACGGCTGGGCCGGggcgggccagggccaggctagTGCTGGTTGGGGCGGAGGTAAGGAAGACGGCTCGCCTCCTTTCTCTCCAGGGCCCCAAAGTCACGACTACCTCTCCCAGGATCTGGAGGGTGAAGCCGACCTGCCCCTGCAAGTGGAGCCAGAGTGGAGAAATGAGCTCTGATGCGGCCGGCCTCCGGCCTTTGCACACCGGCCAAGCCTTAAGCGCCCAGCTACCCTGCCCCGAACCCGAACCCAGCCTGAACCCGAACCCAGCCCAGCTGCCTCTCCAAGGGGCaggaaggctgggggcgggagtTTACAACCCaagcccctcccccgctcccctgcaGGGAAGAATGATACAAGCTGCTAACTGTGTGGGGTAAGGGGGGtaagaaaaactgaaaacaaaatctTGTTCTATGCAAACGCCTCCATGTCTTCTTGGCCTGGTCCCCGCTTCCAAAACCCCCAAGCTGACCCCACAGAAGATGGGGTACTACCCAAGGCCCTACCACCTCCCCCTGAGCTgaacccagcccccacccccccccccccgcgaccaGGGGAGGAAACCCAGTGGGAGGTGGCAGGGAAGCCACCCACAGGCTGCTAAGTTTAGCCTCTGCTCCAGACCACTCCCCTCACCCGCCCCCAAGGCCCGGAGCCAGGCATGACCTCATCCTCTGCTCCTAGACTCCACCCTGCCTGCCAGAGTCCTGCCTTTGCAAACAGGGGCCGGCCTGGTGAGCGACTAGAAAAAGAGGAGGCGAGATGGGACTACAGGCTCACGGCCAACACGGGGACCaggagagaaagacaggaagCTGCCATGTACATGTTGAAGCCTGTGGCCCTTTTATTCATGCCCCCCAGCAGGTATAGCCAGAGACAGGGCCCCTGCCCAAAGCAGAAATACCAGGGCCCAGGACTCTGGGTTACATCCTCCAAACCCCTTCCCCAGACACGTGAGCCAGGAGTGTATAAAGTGCTGGTGTGATGATCCTCCGGGCGAGGCCAAAGGGACCCGGAGCCCCACCCTAGACCCAGGCAGCAGCAGAACTCTGCTCCGGGAGGGCGGGGCACAGCTAGGCTCCCAGAGTGCCGTGAGGGAGGGCGGGCCTGTCCCCgccgctgccaccaccactggggCTGGGGCCTTGGGAGACTCGATGCAGTCCTGGGCTGGAGGGAACTGGAAAAGGGAGCCTTCAGCACGGAGCCCTAAGAGGATGGGGCTTGGGGTGTTCCTGCGCCCCTGTGAAGGGACTCgaggtggggatggaggagaggccTTGGGGGTCTCAGAGAATGGGGCAGCCCCTCCGGCGCTTGTTCTTGCGGACCTGGAGGCCAGCCCGAGTGGCCATCTCGAACACCTCCCGCACCCCCTCCTTGGTCTTGGCTGAGCACTCAAGGTAGCCGAAGGCACTGATCCTGTTCGCCATGTCCCGGCCTTCCTCAGATCGCACAGGCTCCTGGGAGGACGGGAGGTGAGAAGTCAAGGGAAGCTGGTGGCAGGTGCATCTCCCTACCACACCCATAGGTGTAGTAACCAGAAGAAACACCTCCAGCCCTAATCCGCACAGCACCCACGCCCAGCACCCTGGGCAGCGGCAGGACCAGCGACCCAAGACTGGTGTTTATGTTAAAATTCTCTCTGCCGCCCCAGACCCGCGCTAAATCCTTCTGTTCCCTGAATAGGTATCTAGCCCCTCCGAACggacctccctgcctccctgctctcTTTCTTACAACCTCTGCTGTGTGGCTGCCAGAGCAGCGTTCCTAACACAGACCTGACCACATCTGTCCCGTTTAAAACCCTGGCATAATTATCCTCAGGGTAGTCCATGCTCCTTATTCTGGCAGCTTTCTCTGATAAATGAATCCTGGCTGGAGAACCGTTTACCAGGTGCCCTGATgagccagctccctccctctgggccttTCTTTCAGCCACTTTTAAtgggtttattttcttattcatcttAATAGCCCCAACCACAGACAACTAAACCAAAATGCcaagtgaccttggacaagtcacttcattCTGATGGCTACCCCTCGTCCTCCCTCACCGGGGCGGGGAGGTAGGTGCCACCACCCCTCTAACAGGGCGGAAGGCTCGCTCGGGCACAGCCTGGCCGCCCGCCCACCTGCTTCATCTTGGCCAGCTCCCGCCGGGTGTGCTCGTCCTGCCTCAGGTCCTTCTTGTTGCCCACGAGGATGATGGGCACGTTGGGGCAGAAATGCTTCACCTCCGGAGTCCACTTCTCAGGAATGTTTTCTGCACAGACAAGACCCAACAGGTGTCGGTGCCCCCACTTAGACTAGGAAGCCCCCCTCCCTGAAGCCGCTGGTCTCCCCACAGCAGAGTCTTAGAGGGTGTTCAGCATGACAGTCCCTTTTACAGCTCAAAACCTCTCCCCTGAGCCCTCCTAAGGGCCAGCGTTCCCACAGTGAAGGAAGCGAAGGgccctctgcacccctccccacagcccccgccTCCGAGGATGGCGGAAGTAAGCCAAGGCAAGAGCCACCTCGGGTTGGTTGATGCAAAGGGTTctgggccccctccctccaggccctcacccaggctgtccgGGCTGTCGATGGAGAAGCACATGAGGATGACATCAGTGTCTGGGTAGGAAAGCGGCCGGAGGCGATCGTAGTCTTCCTGCCCAGCCGTGTCCCACAGGGCCAGCTCCACCTGACACACAGGGCCGTGAGTAGCTAGCCCCAGGGCCCTAGCCACACCCCACCCGGTCACCGAGAGGTCCTCTCGGAAGCCACTGATCCTTGAGGCTCCACGAACACCCACTGAGCACCTGCTACGTGCCAGGAACAGTGGCGATCACTGTCACCCACCCCCAGTTaggtgaggttttttttaaaatcctgagaCATCAGCGCTTAATCTTTGTGCTGCTTATGAATGGCCATGGTGAGCGTCAGTTTtattgaatcctcacaacaaccctttgaAGGAGGCCTTATCGTTACCCCCATTTTGCAGTTGGGGGAGCTTAAAGCTCAGAGGCGAAGGGTCACTGTGGAGAGAGCCGGGAGGTGCATCTGGATTTCCTGTCTGCACTTTCACTTCCTGTCACTGGCGCCCGCAGGGAGAGGGCAGcggggccctggtgctgaaggAGGACACGCTGGGTGCAGTGCTGggcggggtcccaggtgccatgGGAAGGGGCGCTCCTTCACCTGCTTGCCGTCCACCTCGATGTCTGCGATGTAGTTCTCAAAGACGGTGGGCACGTAGACCTCTGGGAACTGGTCCTTGCTGAAGACGATGAGGAGGCAGGTCTTCCCACAGGCCCCGTCGCCCACAATCACCAGCTTCTTTCGGATCGCAGCCATggctggggctggcaggggagaggcagtGCGGGTTTGGGGAGAGGCCTAATAAGTCCCAAAGCATTTCTCTGGGCCCCCCAAGACCTCCCCGGAAGCCGAAGCATCCAGCAAAAGGAGGGCAAGGGGCTTGCTCAGGCATGTTCTTGCCAAGAACCAACTGCTTGGGAAACTGGGCTCGAAATTCCTTATCTCAGGGTCAGGGAcaggtcaccccccccccccaagggttAGAACACACAAGTGGGAGGTGGAAGACCCAGCCACGTGGGAGCCAGACAACATGAGTTCTGACCGAATCCACTCACCCACTGTGGGGCCCTGGACACCTCGAAGGGGTGCTCGGGGACATGTCCAAAGGGCCAGACTTCACTTGTCACCGGGATTCTGATACAATCTAGAACACGCTGTCCCGCACCCAGCTCAAGTCATGCCCACCCGACCACAAATTGAGCGGTTCCTCTCCAAGGGCCTGGGCCAGAAGCACAGGCGACCAGGTGGTAGGTGGGTAagggaaacggggggggggggggggggggcattgtgaCAAAAGTCCTCTCCCTCGGTCCCCAGAAGCCTAGCAGGGAAATGGAGAGCTTCCTAGTTTGACAAGTTAGGAAAGGGAGGCTCAAACACGCATTCAGCAGTCACGACAGGGATGGCACTCCAGGCAGGGCTGTGTGACTCCATCGAGCCTCCGTACCATCCCCGAGGTGGGACAGAGCGGAGGGAGGGACACCCAGACagagggcaggggcagcagccAGCAGGCGTCCCCGGCCCACCCCATCCCGGTTCCCAAAGCCCCATCACACAAAGGAGGCTCAGTCCCACGGTGCCCACAGCCCACACTCGGGcagcccgccctcctccccccttcctcccgggCCTGGCAGCAACACTGGGTCACTGAGCCGCAGGCAGGGGACAATGACCACACTGTCGCGGGAACCACACATCCACCGCGGCGGAGTGGCGGAGAGTAATCCACCGGGGAGTCACCTCCGCCCGCTCCACGGAgcagccccttcctcccctccgtCCAGCCAGTTCACccaaggccctgcccacccctccctgtGACTCAGGGCGAGGAGTCAGCTTCCTGGGGTTtccatgtccccccccccccacacccacacacacacgccccagcACACACCAGCGAGCATCTGCACAGTTCATCACAccttcccagctcccctgcccctgAGCTGAGCCTCACTtcctggcgcccccccccccttcagggGAGAGGAGCTGACCTCCAGCCGCTGAACTTCCCAGGGGGTAGgcctagaggaagagagagtccaGACTGTAGGAACTGCGGCTGGGAGGAGCTCCCCGAAGGGGAGACAAATGAGGGCCAGGCCCAGCAGCAAACAGGCAGGGAGCAGTTAAGAAAGAAGGAGATGGTAACCCGATCTCTGCCCAAAAcctagctttttctctttgtcccaCATCCTGTCAAACTGGGCTGAACTCCTTTTCTCCCCACACACCGCCGCCTCGCACCCCTGCCTTGGTCTTGCCTGGTAGGAAGCGAATATTCCAGCCCCAAGGCTCGTTATCTTGGACAGCGGGGTCCTGGGTGGCCTCCCTCCGCTTCACACACAAACTGGGATGAGGGAAGTAGATAGGAGTGAGAGAGAATTTATAGTTGCCACACTCTCTCCGCCTGGAAGGGGGCTCTCCCTGATACCCCAAAAGACAGGCAAGAGGGGCAGATCTCCAAAAAACGGAGACCATCCTTCGGAAAGGTAACCAActccccccggccccctcccacGAGTTCCATGGGTCGGCGGTGTGGAAACAGGCTGGGGGGCAGCCCGGACAGGGGTGGAGGGCGATCACCAGTTGCTCAGGCTTCCGTGTGCCCGTGCCCTCCCTCAGCAGGGCAGTTTCGGTGGCACCGGCAGTGGGACCGGGGCACACAGGACGCGGCCTGGAGCCCTTCCCTAAAGGCTCTGGTTGGGCCAGAAGAGCGGCCCGGGCCGGGGCCCGGACTCTGAGGACGAAGGCCAAGATGGCAAGGACAACAGCtccccaggagcagcagcccagAGACACTGCCGCACAGACCCTCAGGGGGGCCACGAGCCGGCCAGGAATGGAGCCTGGAACTCCTGGGGCCTCCCCTGGGACAAGGCAGACATCCaccccgtccgtccgtccgtcctcACTCTCTCCATTTCCAGATGCCCCGTGGCCGCCGGGCCCTGCCAACCACCCGGAGGTCTAGGGGGGGAATCCGGTATCTCCCCAACTTTACAGCCAGAACTCGGCCGCGGGTCTCCCAGCCCAGACCGagttgggaagggggagggggagggcgagggcTGGGAGAAAGGAgatccttacacacacacacacacacacacacacacacacacacacaggagctgggtccctcccgctccccccggcctcccaccccgggccgggccgggccggctcCAGGAACCGTCTAGGGCGGTGTCCAGACCCCGCAGAGCAGTGGCAGCCCCCGCAGATCACACCCCGCCCCTCTTCCCGCCattccccggccccgcctggggAAGATCCCACTTCCACCGGCCTCGGCCCGggcccgcacccgcacccgcaccgcACCGCACCCAGGTCCTCCTCGGCCGCCCGGTCTGAGCTGGGCCTCTCCCGCGGAGACCCAAGTTGTCCGCTCGCCCGGCGGGGCAGGTTCCGGGAAGCCGGGACGGGAAGGGACGGGACTCCGGCTCGGAcaccaggagggaggggcccggcGGGGCAGGTCCCGGGGCCCTGGCCGCAGCCCCGGGAGGGCCGAGCCGGCCGGACCCCCGCGCACCCAGACGCCGCGTCCGAAGGGCGGGAAGGCGGCGGGCGCTcgggcccaggccccctccccagccggcgCCCCGAGCTCCGGCCAAGCGGATGGGGGGAGAGTGCTCTCCCGGGACGAGCTCCAGGGACGcccgcacccccagcccccggcccaggGTACCTTCCGCTCGGCCGCCTTCAGCTGCGCGGCCGGTGCCCGAGGCAGAGACTGACCCgagggccccgccccgccctccgccgcgccgcccggggaggggaggggaggggaggggaggggcgggccggctggggaggggcgggcccgGGCTCCGCGGGTCCGAGTCCGGGCCTGGGGCCGCCGTGGCCGGGGTCGGAGGAGATGCTAGGGCTGGGAGGcgtgggcggcgggcggggcggcccctctccccaggacCCTCTGCCCCGCTTCCCGGCCCCTAGGGGCGGCCCGGCGTCGGGAAAGTTGCGAGGCGCTCGGGGTGCGGCCGGGAGAGGGCCGCTGCTGCCCTCCCGTGGCCGCCCAGCCACCCGCGCCGGCACCACCTGGGACCCCGCGGGAGGCGGGACCGGGGGAGCGGCCTCCgggaggagggggtgcggggaggcCCACCCTCTGCTCCTAGGATCTTGGCCGAGTCTGTCCAGCCCagtgtcacccccaccccccacccccagtcttgAGAACTTTGCAGAATCTTTGTGACCCGGGCCAGCGGTCCACTTCACgatttccttcctcccccctcgcCTGGACTTTGCATGAGTCCAATTtctaccttcctccctccctacccaTCCAAGGGCGCTCCAGGAAATCCAGGTCCCCAGCTGGGAGTTCGGAGCCCACCCTCCCACCCGAAGAGTATGGTTTCTGTGCCGCCAGGGAGATGAACGCGTTGGGTATTTACCTACACGCGTGTGTCCTTCCCTGAAAGGTGGCTGAGGAGGTGGGTGGAAGGTGAGGAGTTTCATTAGCTTGTGCTGGGCACACTACATAGCTCCGCCCTCCTACGCACCACACATCTTTGGGTTAAGTATACCCACGCCCTTTTGCCTgcgagaaactgaggctcagagaagcccaGTGGCTTGCCTCGATTTTTGCTATTTCTCTGTGATTCAGCAAGAATTCGGACATTGGGTCTGTTCGGCTCCAAAGCAGGTGCTGTCTCCCTGCTGGCCCCATGCTCCTCCAACCTGTCCCTTCCCACTGTGTGTGGGGCACAATGGGTTTCACCAGATTACTTGCCGAGTGAATGAATGTTAGAAGCCATAGAGACTTTTAAGATCCGAAGTGCAACCCacacttaataaatgaagaagCCGAGGTCCGAGCACTTTGGTCCCCAGGCCTTGAGTGTGGACTTGGAGATGTGTGTGCTCAGGTTAGATCAATCTCTGCCTTCAAAGCACTTACAGTctagcctggcctgcatggctcaggggttgaacgtagagctgtgaaccaggaggtcatggttcgattcccagtaagggcacgtgcctgggttgcaggctcaatccctgatatAGGGCATGCAaacatctcatcattgatgtttctagctctctcctcctctcccttcctctctgatatcaatatatatatatatgtatatatatttatatatttttttttaagaatttacaGTCTAAATTCAGAATACAGACAGCTTAAAGATAACTAACAGTTATTGAACCCTTACTGCATGGGCCTGGCTCTATATACACGAACAGCCTTATGAGGTAGtactgttatctccattttactgagAAGCAACTCGAGGCTCACTGAGGTGACTGAGCTAGTGTTGGTCTGGCGCCAGAACCCAAACAGCAGGGCCCTAGAACTCTGGCTCTTAAATGCTGCTTCATACCAGCTCCTAACACAGACAGTAATAAAAGGAGGCAGTCACTGTAACGGGGCATGCACGGGCTGTGGGGCGCCCAGCCCTGAAGGACAGGTGAAGTGTTCAAGGCGATGTGCAGATTTTAAATGGTTGGAGCTACCACAGGCCCACAGTCACGGAAAGGAAACCCCAagagaggggtggtggtgggtggtgaggCTAGAGGAGGAAACAGTGGCCAGATCATGAAGGCCCTTGTATGCCACCACCCTCAAGAACTGAGTGTTCTTCTAAATGGCAGGAAGGAGCCACGGAAATGTTCTCTCAAGGGAATAGCCGACTCAGATTCACTCTGCAGAAAGGACACTCTGTCTGTTATGTCCCGGGTATATTAGGGGAAAACAGGGGAGTGGCCTGGAGACAGGGATGGGAGACGAGTTAGGAAGCtaatgcagtaaaaaaaaaacgaAGGTAGTGACATCAGGGGTAGAAATAAGTGGAGaaatatgaaatgtttttaaaacatataatcaGAAATAGTGGTTAGCTTAATGAGGAAGAGACGGAAGCCAGGGTGACCAAGTCCAAGACCAGTTTCCAACTTGAGCGGCTGAGAGGACGAGCCGGAAGGCACATGTGTGCGGAGAAAGTGGTGAGTTCAGTCCGAGGCATGTTGAGCTGCAGTGCCTGGGGGATGCCTCCATGTTCCGCAGACGAGGGGGACATGGGGGTCTAAAGCTCAGGAGAGGTCTGGGCTGGAAATGCTGACTTGGATGCTACCAGCGGGCGGATGAGGCCGCAGCAGGGAGGAGAGTGCACGGAGTGGGAAGAGCAAAGGGCAGAAGACAGAAACGGGGAACAATACATTTCCGTGTCAGTAGGGGTAGAAATAAGGGGGCAAATATGAAATGCTTGTACACCAGGACCGTTCTGGTATACTTTCTACCATCCcaaggacctttttttttttaaatatattttattgatttttttttacagagaggaagggagagggatagagagttagaaacatccatgagagagaaacatcgatcagctgcctcccgcacaacccccactggggatgtacccacaaccaaggtacatgcccttgattggaaccgaacctgggacccttcagtccgcaggccgacgctctatccactgagccaaaccggtttcggcccaaggaCCTTTTTGTTACCTTTCGATTTCTACacaaagaaattaagacacattTTTATCCATCTGGTTTATTTGCCAGTAGCTGTGATTTTGGATCTAAGAGACACCCCTTCTTCAGTTAAATTGCCACTAAAGAAGGTCAGGGGGAGGGACACGCTCAGAATTTGGGTTGGGAGAGGATTAAGCATGGAGAGGCTGGGATGGCGGTGGGAGGGTCAGGGGCTGAACCCCTCAGGAGTAACTGCCTGGCCCTCCCAAGGGGATGATGAAGACAGAGATGTCATCCCCGGAACCCAGCTTGTTGTTGGGGAGACGCCAGCCACGGTCCCGGGGGGTGCCCCGGGCCCCTAGGACCAGAGCTTGGGCCAGAGCTGTGTACCTGCCAGGAGCACACGCGCACAGTCATGGACCGGCATGTCCGTGGGGAGACAGATACACAGGCCCTCATTGCTTCCCGtggccccttccttccccactgtcacccctcactgcccatgCAACCCCTACCTGCTGGGGTCATTGGGCTCATAGGTCGACAGCACCCTGTCCACCGTGGCAGCTACCTCACAGTCGCTGGTGACATCCCACAGGCCGTCCGTCCCCAGCACGAGCACGTCGTCGGGGCAGTGCTCATACTGCGTCAGGTCATACACTTGAACCTGGTGGGGAAGGAGCGTGCGGGTACAGGGCACAGGGGCGAAAGCCGGCCCGAGCCCagaagagggaaggtgagggtaaGGAGGCGCCCATACCACTCACCTCTGGGAAGCAGGAGAGGAAGGGCTTGATGGGCAGGCTGGAACTGCAGACCTTGAGGTTGTGGTCTCCTAAGCCCCGGGTCACCCCAATGGTGGCCATCACTCGAGCCTAAGTAGAAGGAGGGAGGAGTGCTGCCCACACCGTCTGTCTCCCGGACTCTGAaaccaggcccctcccacccctgccctcagggagagCCTCCACCGCCCTAGACAACTCCTGGTGGGTTCTCCggccctctcccacctctaccGTGGAGTTTACCTTTTTGCCCTCCCCACAGACCAGAGGAAACCTGAGATCCTCCAGCTCGATCTTTTTgtaggccctggggaggggggagtagaGGAGGCATCACCCAGGCATCAAAGCCCCTCTCCCCTAGGAGCCACGCTCCTCACACAAACCCCTAAGAAGGGCCACAtcccccgcccaccagctcccagcctggcccagcctccagctTCCACCTTGCTGTTGGCCAGGGACTGGTTGCGTTGCCATGGGAACTGGCCCAGCTCTGAGGGAAGTGTTACCAGCCGGTCATGTTCTGGTCCCGATACAGCATCCTCTGGCCCAGCTCCTTGGTCTGAACTCTGCGGGGGAACTCCAGGTGGGTGAATTCACCACCCAGCAGCTCTGGTTTCAGGAAGCCCTGGGGTCGGGAGTGGCCAGACAAGAGCAGAGGGCCAGAGGGCATTAGGCTTACAGCATGGCCTGGTGTCTAAATGATCTTAATTGTGGCAGACCCGTAAGTGGAGCTTACTAGAGCCACACACTGTCTAATAGGAACTGGTATTAACTCATTTACTGCAACCCTTAAGGCAGGAACTACAGATACAAGTCAAGGGGATTGTCCAAAGTCACTCAATTAGCAAAGCCCTGGAACCAGGACTCAATCCCAGCTCCAAGGCCAGGGCTTAAAGCTCTAAACCATACTGCCTCTCAGGGCCTGTGCtgttccctccccacctctgcctccactTCCTTCCTCAGCTGGGGCCACCGTGGGAGCACGGAGCAGCCCACGCTCCTTCCTGCTACGTCCTCCACCAGCCACCAGCTCGGCTCCGCACTCCTCTGTGAGGGGCTGtctgtgtggtgggggagggggagccctcAGGATGCAGGGTACCAACAGGCACAAGACTCAACAAAGAATGGGAGTCAGGAGCTCAGTGCATACTCACCAGCAGCTGAAGGCGCTGGCGCTCGGTTTCCGGGGTGAATTCCCGAGACATTGGAATGATTTCACCATTCCGGACAATGATGGCTCTGCCCAGAGAAAGGAAAGGTatggggcttgtctctcttccgCCCCCTAGTGGAGAGTTCCAGAAAGACCAGGCCTTCCCCCATAGGGACCTAGCATCCACACCCCTATctttcctccccatatgtctctTTCAGGCCCTTCCTTCTGTCTGTGATCCCTCCTGACCTCCTCCATCTTTGATTTTTAACACCCACCACCTCACTCTCTTCTGTTTCCCCCACCCCAAAGAGTGTGGCCCCCATTACCTGCTGTCACCTGCATTGGCCACGTACACCTTGCCTAGCAAGTAGACCACCACCAGGGCACAGCAGCCCCCCTCCACTTGGTGGCCATGCCGATCCTGGGCCATCTGCTCATCCTGTCACGTGAGGAAGAGTCAAAGGGGGTGGATGAAGAAGCGCTTCCAGGCCTACAGCCACGCCCCTCCATCCCAAGTAAAGCAGCCCAGCCAAGCTGCCCTGCAGGACAGGAGGGAAGACATGGGTGTAAcgcccccttctccttcccctctgaccCAAGGATGAGGCTTTCAAAGGTATTGTAGGTCCTcagggtcccccccaccccccaggccacCTGACTCCCACACAGAATTGACCAGAGTATCTATCTGCCTAGCAGGCCCTTGGCCCTGGCCACCCACTCACCATGAGCTGGAAGGCATTCTCAATGGCCCCCACTACCAGGCTCTCATGGGTCACTTCCTTCTGTGAAGGCCAGCAGGACTGAGGACCAACCAAGTGAGAGGGGTCCGAGGAACCCGGGGTCCCCGGGGTGGacgggaggcagaggggaggtggcGAGGGGTCCTGCAGTATCTCCACGAGGTCCTTCAGCTGCTCCCGAATGTGGCGATGCAGGAGCCGGGAGGCCATCTCAGCAGC is a window encoding:
- the RHOC gene encoding rho-related GTP-binding protein RhoC gives rise to the protein MAAIRKKLVIVGDGACGKTCLLIVFSKDQFPEVYVPTVFENYIADIEVDGKQVELALWDTAGQEDYDRLRPLSYPDTDVILMCFSIDSPDSLENIPEKWTPEVKHFCPNVPIILVGNKKDLRQDEHTRRELAKMKQEPVRSEEGRDMANRISAFGYLECSAKTKEGVREVFEMATRAGLQVRKNKRRRGCPIL
- the PPM1J gene encoding protein phosphatase 1J isoform X1; the encoded protein is MLSRVRSAVAHLVSSGGAPPPGPKSPDQPEATSLLPAVPPEAPRSPPAKAGSGSASAAPAKTAEARASFSRPTFLQLSPGGLRRADDHAGRAVQSPPDTGRRLPWSTGYAEVINAGKSRHNEDQACCEVVYVEGRRSVSGAPREPSPGQGLCFYYWGLFDGHAGGGAAEMASRLLHRHIREQLKDLVEILQDPSPPPLCLPSTPGTPGSSDPSHLVGPQSCWPSQKEVTHESLVVGAIENAFQLMDEQMAQDRHGHQVEGGCCALVVVYLLGKVYVANAGDSRAIIVRNGEIIPMSREFTPETERQRLQLLGFLKPELLGGEFTHLEFPRRVQTKELGQRMLYRDQNMTGWAYKKIELEDLRFPLVCGEGKKARVMATIGVTRGLGDHNLKVCSSSLPIKPFLSCFPEVQVYDLTQYEHCPDDVLVLGTDGLWDVTSDCEVAATVDRVLSTYEPNDPSRYTALAQALVLGARGTPRDRGWRLPNNKLGSGDDISVFIIPLGGPGSYS
- the PPM1J gene encoding protein phosphatase 1J isoform X2 — encoded protein: MLSRVRSAVAHLVSSGGAPPPGPKSPDQPEATSLLPAVPPEAPRSPPAKAGSGSASAAPAKTAEARASFSRPTFLQLSPGGLRRADDHAGRAVQSPPDTGRRLPWSTGYAEVINAGKSRHNEDQACCEVVYVEGRRSVSGAPREPSPGQGLCFYYWGLFDGHAGGGAAEMASRLLHRHIREQLKDLVEILQDPSPPPLCLPSTPGTPGSSDPSHLVGPQSCWPSQKEVTHESLVVGAIENAFQLMDEQMAQDRHGHQVEGGCCALVVVYLLGKVYVANAGDSRAIIVRNGEIIPMSREFTPETERQRLQLLGFLKPELLGGEFTHLEFPRRVQTKELGQRMLYRDQNMTGWAYKKIELEDLRFPLVCGEGKKARVMATIGVTRGLGDHNLKVCSSSLPIKPFLSCFPEVQVYDLTQYEHCPDDVLVLGTDGLWDVTSDCEVHSSGPSSGPRGPGHPPGPWLASPQQQAGFRG